CTCTGGTCAAAAATCACTTCCACCAGAATACATTCATGATGCATTCCTCCCTAAAGTATGAACTTAAAAAGCAGGATTCTGGTCATTCTTCCTACATCGTAAATACATAGTTGTGTGAAAATATAACAGTACATGCTGGGATATGCGCCAAGCCGAACTATGTTAATTTGGTTCAGGTCTAaaccttaaaaaaacattaaacaacCAAGTGAAACTTGAAATGCAAACAACTTTGAACAAAAGATTTACAATGTACCAACTCACCTACCTTTGTACCAAATTACagtttcatacatgtacattgtacatgaaaGTAACTTACCTCATACTTAATCCAAAATCAATTGGTAAACACATCATTCTGCAAAGTAAATTACTACAATTTTGTGTTATAAAAATACAGAACAGTAGGCTATGTTCAAAAATACAGAATTTCATCATTTTCACACTGATGAAGCTGAGTAAGAATGTTGGAATTATTTTAAAAGGCCAATGGACGTATGTCAGTGGGCCCATCACATAATGATAGCTAACCTTCAACACTTTTGCTACATTTGCAAATGACTATTTTCAAAATGCAGGGCTTTATCAATCACGAAATTGCTTTCATCCAACTATGCTTCAGTCATGTGAAAACAGTGAAATTCTGTCAAGTCTGCAGTATTTGATCACTCACCTTGTAATTCAAGGTTGTAGTTGAGATGTTTCAAACATAGTGTTGAGGGCTCGCACTTCAGGGGACAGTGAGGAAGCAGCTTCAGATGCCAGACGGACAGCCTCTCTGTAGACACCTTTCTTCTTACGGTCATACCTAGTGTTAAAGTACTGCAAGAATGGATACAGTTTATTGAGGGGCATGTAAGATAATGTAGTGGCAGCAAACCAAGTGATCTGAGCTTCCTGCTCTAGAACAACACCATTGTCTCGTCTGCTGACACTGATTTCATTGATACGTCCTGGCCACCAAGGAAAGCCTATAATCTTACCCCAAACCACGTCACCGATGCACAGAACTCTTCCATCAGGTAGCGAAGTCTTTGTGATATTTTTCTTATGGATGCGCAAGTTCAGAGGAGGGACTTTCTTGAGAGATTCTTGGTTTGCTCCAGGAGCATTAACCTCAGGCAATAATGAGAGGGTTATCGCTATCGTCACCACTACTGGTAGCAGTCCCACGTTTTGTACTTTTCGTACTCTTCGTGCTTCTGGAACTTTGGTTTGAACATTCACTTGAAGAGTCATACCCAGAGTTTTTGACTGGAATGTGTGGCGGAAGTGCTAATCCATTGAGTTTGGTTGCACCATTCTTGTTGTTTGTCTTACTGTTTGTCTTTTCTTTCTTATTGTTCTTCCCATTGTTGGACTGCTTTTTGTTATTTGGTGTAGAACTTGAACCATTTGATTTTAAGAGGGAAGTTGCTGTAAGCTTTGTAGCTACAATGGTAAGATTTCCTAAAGCCTTTTTGTTTACGCCATtctttgtgttgttgttgttgttcggGGTACCATTGCTACCTGATGATGTGGATGTTGTACTGTGATACGTGCCTTTGGATTTAATGATGCGAATTTTTCTTGTTTGTCCATCTGCTGATGAATGTGGCTTTGGATGGAACCCGTTAAACATAGCAACTTTGATCTTCGTTTTTCCCTTGGATGCCCCCTTCTGCTGAGCTTTAGTTTTGGCAATTTTGAGGACTTTCTGAGCTTTTTTGATGTTCTTCTGTCCATTCAGTTTCACTTTCACTGTAGGCTTACCTCCTCCATTTTGAGTACTGGACTTCTGTGAAGAGGCAGCAGTTTTGTTAGTATGTGATCGAGGAGGTATTCTCATTACGTGACCTTTACCCTGTGGTGTTGCGTATGAAATCTTGATAATCGGGCTTCTCTGTTGTTGAATTTTCTGTGTTTGACCTTGCGATTTGCTATCACCATTAATTCCCTTCTTTACCTTTTTCCTTGGCACGTTACCATTTGTATCACCTATTAGTTTGCGTTTCTTTATCAGTGTCCTTGATTTATCATTGATACCATTTTTGGAAGAGTTTTTTGAGGTGTGTGAGGTAGATTGACCACATTTGGCTTGGCACCTACAGCACAAAACCTGCCGCGGCCTGAGCCGAATGTGGCGTGTACGAGTTGCAGTCGTTTGCCCTTTGGATCCTTTTTCTCTGAATTCTTCTTTCCTACTGTGTAGAAGGGGTTTCGGCGGAGGCAATGGCATATCTTGAAAGTATGACTGTCTGTAACTTAATGCTGAGTGCTGCACTTTTTCAGCCACTTCATTTGCTGTTGGCTCAGGCTCAACAACTGTAACTTGTTCACCATTTGGCATTGGAAATTCCTTATTTAACTTCTCACACAATGCTGCAGTACTTGGTAGACCCACAGGACATCCCCTGGAATTAATTGAAACAAAAAGGGAGTTTTAGTTCTACGAAATTTTAAACAATATCCTATTGGGTCACTTGTGGTTGCCCTGTGCCAATGACAAGCATAGAAAATAACGCATTTCAATGGAGATCTAAACACAAAATTCGACAGACTTGTCTCTATTTCTCTTCGTTTTTCACTTACCCAGGGGAGAATTTATCAAAGCTCCCCGAAATGTTTTTCCATTTCTTTTCAGGCACACCATGACCACTTCATCATGAACTGCTTCGATGTCTACACTCAGTACGGAACCGATTCTTAGTGGCTTGTTGTCTGGCCGAATCGCCATTTTTATAATTTGACAGCCACAGTGTACGGCCTTTCCCATACACAAAACAACAGAGACCTGCTTTTTTCTACATTGTAAATGCCCGTTTAGACTGCACTGCGCGTGcgcagtaactcattttgaggccCATTCAAGGGGAAGCACAAGCGAGCACCATGTGTGGTTCTGGTGCTGGTATGCACAATTTTAGTTGGAAACATGAGTGAGTAATGTATTGGTCATTCTTTGgtattttaaaaatcaatttttattaatttttattttctgcCTCTGAATCACAAAAGCCAGAACAAAGAAAATCATAGGATTACTTGTAATCATTTTTCCTTTGTTTGGATTCAATTTTATAAAATCAAAGTGGTTTATTGCTTTTGACTGAACCCAGCCTACTAAAAAGGTGATTGGTTCAAAACACACTTGATCTAAACTTTGAGACCTCTGACCTAGGAAACCAAAATTTAAATTCCTAGCTTTTTTGGATATATTTcatgtttatttgatttttttttcaaaacttttatcCCAATCAAAACTGTACTGATCATAGCTTTAAAGGCCACATAAATTGTTTCTCATTAAAGTGACAAAGGTTGAAACATGAagtatttttgggtgttttgggtagGCTACTTCAAAAATATCTTGCTTTTAACTTTTTTATCATCATTCATAatgaaatgatgatttttttaaaaaatttatcatATATATTTCATTATTAAAAGGACAATATTGGCCATCTCCAGAAAATGTTGCCCGGCAGGCCGagaaccaaataaaatcaatgtGTGTGGCAGTTGTTTTTAAAACTGTTATTAAGtacataaaaaagaaaagaaaaaaggctGAAAACTTGAAACACATTATAGAGCTTAAAGGCTGTGGATTTTGACTATACTGTATATATATGCTCAGATTAATATTAAAATAGCAACATATACCACCATTTCCCCCAGCCTGTTGATCCAAAGTGATCATGGATTGATGAATATGTGTTTTTTCTGTCAGTGCATGGGATAAAAGTGATTAAACCTTAAACCTTGAAAGCATTTGAAAGGGTACataaccagcaaacacaaaaaatggttttaaaaagtTTGGTCAAAACCCGGGGTCAAAacatttttaagctttttaataaaattaaatcatGCTAAGTTATAGCCTatattaaaggtcatgaaaatagtTTTCAAATACGAAATATATGAAAAAGATGTTTGTCACACTGTTAATGTAAAACATTCTTGGGAAAAACAAGTGCAAAATATTCTATCAACACTAAAGTTAGAatgtttgcatcaagttttcaaaaatgtttttgaatgtttattAAATGTTTTACACTATATCCTTTTACCCCAACATTAAACGTTTTCAggtaaacattttgtgtttgctgtgtattAGCTGATATATAATATCTAAATTGATGATGGATTTTTGTCTGAATAATATTAACCTATACAATAGAGGCATAATCTCTTTTATACTATTGACTTCAGCAACTTTTGGCTTTCAACTTGTTATATCATGCAGTCTCTTCCAACTCATGTTTCTATTTAATGATTCCCAACTCATTTCCATGTCTATGTCACTAAGTTCTTATAATTTCAAACATTCTCGTGCATTCTTTCCTGCActgaattcaaaacaaaactacaataaaacacaattttaaatCATGTTTAGTTTCTTTGAAAGTTTATTGTATGCATGCATACATCATACATAAAATGTGTCAAACCAGTATAAGCACATATTTGTTTTTATACATTTAGAGACAGTGGTCATCATTTTCcttcataataattataacaaagaTATGTAAATGAATGCATTCAATTTTGGAAAGGAAATAACGAAAAGAATTCATCtgtattttcaaaatttggaaaaattacCTACTTGGTCCAAAAACCTACTAGTAGAGGCCACTTTGTGGCTACATAGGATCCCATGCAATAGTTTTGGGCAAAGGTGTCAGACAGGGCAGAATTAATCAGTAGATTCTCCTTCATAACCTGggtggcatttctgaaaagtaacATGAACTGg
The Amphiura filiformis chromosome 3, Afil_fr2py, whole genome shotgun sequence DNA segment above includes these coding regions:
- the LOC140148593 gene encoding LOW QUALITY PROTEIN: PWWP domain-containing protein 2A-like (The sequence of the model RefSeq protein was modified relative to this genomic sequence to represent the inferred CDS: deleted 1 base in 1 codon), translated to MPNGEQVTVVEPEPTANEVAEKVQHSALSYRQSYFQDMPLPPPKPLLHSRKEEFREKGSKGQTTATRTRHIRLRPRQVLCCRCQAKCGQSTSHTSKNSSKNGINDKSRTLIKKRKLIGDTNGNVPRKKVKKGINGDSKSQGQTQKIQQQRSPIIKISYATPQGKGHVMRIPPRSHTNKTAASSQKSSTQNGGGKPTVKVKLNGQKNIKKAQKVLKIAKTKAQQKGASKGKTKIKVAMFNGFHPKPHSSADGQTRKIRIIKSKGTYHSTTSTSSGSNGTPNNNNNTKNGVNKKALGNLTIVATKLTATSLLKSNGSSSTPNNKKQSNNGKNNKKEKTNSKTNNKNGATKLNGLALPPHIPVKNSGYDSSSECSNQSSRSTKSTKSTKRGTATSSGDDSDNPLIIAEVNAPGANQESLKKVPPLNLRIHKKNITKTSLPDGRVLCIGDVVWGKIIGFPWWPGRINEISVSRRDNGVVLEQEAQITWFAATTLSYMPLNKLYPFLQYFNTRYDRKKKGVYREAVRLASEAASSLSPEVRALNTMFETSQLQP